A single genomic interval of Lepisosteus oculatus isolate fLepOcu1 chromosome 12, fLepOcu1.hap2, whole genome shotgun sequence harbors:
- the lrrfip1a gene encoding retinitis pigmentosa 1-like 1 protein isoform X26: protein MGTQGTGRKRIPNRERLTAEDDALNQIAREAEARLAAKRAARAEAREIRMKELERQQKEISDDDERMSVGSRGSLRVEERSDRDFLEKGSRTASTLSAATLASLGGSSSRRGSGDTSISADTEASIREIKDIHELKDQVQDVELRYIQGLKEVKDSLAEVEEKYRKAMVSNAQMDNEKSNLMYQVDTLKDSLMELEEQLSETRRAYEEKTKEYERERHAHSVLQFQFNEMKETLRQSEELLTEVRQLRLKQDGYVREVSDLQETLEWKDKKIGALERQKEYSDAIRNERDELRDEVVLLKDVLKRHGIVLGQSAATNGEAGEGGPDRPANVDSSPVSAQDPSQTLHSSGDGLLGKAKEVQMESKDVKDVGNKQILEKDENNSVGQHRQQEGAESQEGLGGEKTQEIQGGSELSSPAPCEDSLNNIEEQRLLASIPSQENPEKAWSDSSMASDSVTQVTDTDKGDTHQDGIQKPIQESKLGGDVVCGSTENTSMVDEGEQKREIVVETEKAGIQVVITGPEEEMVREGDEGPENGGNNSEKPEQTSGGFGVTVDENKYQSSDTGSEAIDSASSGVEIQDTNTIEGRIENKTFVERETELKAASEISVESAEVDLVEKHTESKCMDSKRDNILDSGIEGTTDKDVMDGSGQIEKVISVDECATPESTGAVSEEINWSISKCQEEIQGQEARFLKSEAGNTESARDSTLLSLESEVNSVKGEINEELSESLVARLPEGESCDNTLSDKEHDVAITLSEQLHREQYSEVVLRETESEGEERVVSGDSVTPVLPNTQSDPESKGTREEASLDGPTEPPVLECADDPGRDTTDESAIESEGKENEVAQGAEPEMDSKPDENDLDNRIQEEGAEVVKEHDLKTEDSGLGTEDVREKPETQEIDKKTESQSPTEAQDSGCRDLEENEHPQPTGPEFEEGECPQLTGPELKEDERPQLAEPELKEDERPQLAEPELKEDERPQLAEPELEEDKCPQPAEPEHEEVGGPQPTGPEHEDDGHPQPTEPELEEDECPQVTGPELKEDEHPQSIGPELKEDERLQSTGPELEEDECPQPTGPELEEDGRPQPTGPELQEDGSPQVAGPELKEDECPQPTGPEIKEDGRPQPTGSELEEDGCPQPTGPELKEDRPPHSTGPELKEDRPPHSTGPELEEDRHPQQTGPEIQEDRGAHLPGTELEKDGCPQPTGPEVEDDGHPQPTGPDVEDDGRPQPTGPDVEDDGRPQPAGPVLEEDGGPQPTALELEEDGGPQPTALELEEDGGPQPTALELEDDVRPQPAGPEVEDDVRPQPTGPEVEDDVRPQPAGPELEEDGGVQPTAPEHGKENKSVDNEEEKKMELTGGNERKNDGEEKENETEKDIAEILDVGVEFGDNVNTVDLSEEGKSTVSSCNPLVGSPITKGLEEPTGESTVLYPENCELKDKSELQMQGNSDTNVLADTSNLTSEEVSDVSETPEKVDIDTVVTDNSFDAKMDAAKEESQECLTAQGVSSVGALAECVEKVIAQVERTEVEEDEIQEKSQVKDDPVDSLNLKGEGESAERTEVQETDPKEETKTQVKEESPVMLENDLKKGKDMLETNEAQEIGKRENIELQVKHDGSVQDTVNADSEDVSSGRTMDSCVSISEAGASHPEGSNGNKEHQKQTEVQDKCATSPVKEKSETKNAGQAELSKVLCVSEKEQELTSEKEEEEEEDEKGDSFEFEDSALAEEQPREEKIEAASGALEPRTEKKDGNQDVKSVSSDKVEDLEQSKQSEAGETEAPQQESESKPGAHEESSAVKSADRVRESAEDEQDQNGSQEEGNTMEGAVKDKGQTESQAQKSGGARNQEETEGDDLGKADSAKGSKKGKGKGRDDCRMS, encoded by the exons GTGGAAGAGAGGTCGGACAGGGATTTCCTGGAAAAG GGATCTCGGACAGCTTCCACGTTGTCAGCTGCTACCCTTGCCTCCCTGGGAGGGTCATCTTCTCGTAGAGGGAGTGGGGATACCTCCATCTCTGCTGACACAGAAGCCTCTATTCGAGAGATTAAG GATATTCATGAGCTGAAGGATCAGGTTCAGGATGTGGAACTCAGATATATACAGGGGCTCAAAGAAGTCAAG gactctctggctgaagtggagGAGAAGTATAGGAAAGCCATGGTATCCAATGCCCAGATGGACAATGAGAAGTCTAATCTGATGTACCAGGTGGACACGCTGAAGGACTCCCTGATGGAGCTGGAGGAGCAGCTCTCAGAGACCAGGAGAGCATATGAAGAAAAAACTAAA GAATATGAAAGAGAGAGGCATGCCCACAGCGTGTTACAGTTCCAGTTTAACGAGATGAAAGAGACTCTCCGACAAAGTGAAGAATTATTAACT GAGGTCCGCCAGCTGCGACTGAAGCAGGATGGCTATGTTAGGGAGGTTTCTGACCTGCAGGAAACCCTGGAGTGGAAGGATAAAAAGATTGGG GCCTTAGAGAGGCAGAAGGAATATTCTGACGCTATCCGGAATGAGCGGGATGAGCTCAGGGATGAAGTGGTCCTACTGAAGGACGTTCTGAAG AGACACGGGATTGTTCTGGGCCAGAGCGCAGCCACTAATGGGGAGGCCGGCGAGGGTGGTCCTGACAGACCGGCCAATGTGGACTCCTCCCCAGTGTCAGCTCAGGACCCCTCTCAGACTCTGCACTCTAGTGGGGATGGACTGCTAG GCAAAGCCAAGGAGGTGCAGATGGAAAGTAAAGATGTGAAGGATGTTGGGAATAAGCAGATCTTGGAGAAGGATGAGAACAATTCTGTGGGACAGCACAGGCAACAGGAGGGGGCAGAATCACAGGAAGGGCTTGGTGGAGAAAAGACGCAAGAAATCCAGGGTGGAAGTGAACTGTCTTCACCAGCACCCTGTGAGGACTCACTAAATAACATAGAAGAACAGAGGCTTTTGGCCAGCATACCCTCTCAAGAGAACCCAGAAAAGGCATGGTCCGACTCGTCTATGGCCTCTGATAGTGTCACACAGGTCACTGATACAGACAAGGGTGACACACATCAAGATGGCATTCAGAAGCCCATTCAAGAGTCCAAGCTTGGGGGTGATGTAGTCTGTGGCAGTACAGAGAACACAAGTATGGTAGATGAAGGAGAACAAAAGAGAGAAATTGTTGTTGAAACAGAGAAAGCAGGGATACAAGTGGTTATAACAGGTCCTGAAGAAGAAATGGTTAGAGAGGGAGACGAAGGTCCTGAAAATGGTGGGAATAACAGTGAAAAACCTGAGCAAACTTCAGGTGGTTTTGGTGTAACCGTTgatgaaaataaatatcagaGTTCAGACACAGGTAGTGAAGCCATTGATTCAGCATCATCAGGTGTGGAAAttcaagacacaaacacaatcgAAGGAAGgattgaaaacaaaacttttgtaGAAAGGGAAACAGAGCTCAAAGCTGCTAGTGAGATAAGTGTGGAAAGTGCAGAGGTAGATTTGGTAGAAAAGCACACAGAGAGCAAATGCATGGATAGTAAAAGAGATAATATTTTGGATAGTGGAATAGAAGGAACAACAGATAAAGATGTAATGGATGGTTCAGGTCAAATCGAGAAAGTCATCAGTGTGGATGAATGTGCAACCCCAGAAAGTACTGGCGCTGTATCAGAAGAAATAAATTGGAGCATATCAAAGTGCCAAGAAGAAATTCAAGGTCAAGAAGCACGTTTTCTGAAATCAGAAGCTGGAAATACAGAGTCTGCTAGGGACAGTACTTTGCTTTCTTTAGAGAGTGAGGTTAACTCTGTAAAAGGTGAAATTAATGAAGAATTATCTGAAAGTCTGGTAGCTAGGTTACCAGAGGGTGAAAGTTGTGACAACACATTGAGTGACAAAGAACATGATGTAGCTATAACTTTAAGTGAACAGTTACATAGGGAACAATATTCTGAGGTAGTTTTAAGGGAAACGGAGTCAGAGGGAGAAGAGAGGGTTGTTTCAGGAGACAGTGTGACCCCAGTCCTGCCAAACACTCAGTCTGATCCTGAAAGCAAAGGGACAAGAGAAGAAGCTTCATTGGATGGACCTACTGAACCACCGGTATTGGAATGCGCTGATGATCCAGGAAGGGACACCACAGACGAATCGGCCATTGAgagtgaaggaaaagaaaatgaagtagCTCAAGGAGCAGAGCCTGAAATGGATTCAAAACCAGATGAGAATGATTTGGACAATAGAATCCAGGAGGAAGGTGCAGAAGTAGTCAAAGAACATGACTTGAAGACTGAGGATTCTGGATTAGGGACAGAAGATGTAAGAGAAAAGCCGGAAACACAAGAAATTGACAAGAAAACTGAAAGTCAATCTCCAACAGAAGCACAAGATTCAGGGTGCCGAGATCTGGAGGAAAATGAACATCCCCAGCCGACTGGACCTGAATTTGAGGAGGGTGAATGTCCCCAGCTGACTGGACCTGAACTCAAGGAAGATGAACGTCCCCAGCTGGCTGAACCTGAACTCAAGGAAGATGAACGTCCCCAGCTGGCTGAACCTGAACTCAAGGAAGATGAACGTCCCCAGCTGGCTGAACCTGAACTCGAGGAAGATAAATGTCCCCAGCCCGCTGAACCTGAACACGAGGAAGTTGGAGGTCCCCAGCCAACTGGACCTGAACACGAGGACGATGGGCATCCCCAGCCAACTGAACCTGAACTTGAGGAGGATGAATGTCCCCAGGTGACTGGACCTGAACTCAAGGAAGATGAACATCCCCAATCAATTGGACCTGAACTCAAGGAAGATGAACGTCTCCAATCAACTGGACCTGAACTTGAGGAAGACGAATGTCCCCAGCCCACTGGACCTGAACTCGAGGAAGATGGACGTCCCCAGCCCACTGGACCTGAACTTCAGGAGGATGGATCTCCCCAGGTGGCTGGACCTGAACTCAAGGAAGATGAATGTCCTCAACCAACTGGACCTGAAATCAAGGAAGACGGACGTCCCCAGCCGACTGGGTCTGAACTCGAGGAAGATGGATGTCCCCAGCCCACTGGACCTGAACTCAAGGAAGACAGACCTCCCCATTCCACTGGACCTGAACTCAAGGAAGACAGACCTCCCCATTCCACTGGACCTGAACTCGAGGAAGACAGACATCCCCAGCAGACTGGACCTGAAATCCAGGAAGACAGAGGTGCCCATCTCCCTGGTACTGAACTTGAGAAAGATGGCTGTCCCCAGCCCACTGGACCTGAAGTTGAGGATGATGGCCATCCCCAGCCCACTGGACCTGACGTTGAGGATGATGGCCGTCCCCAGCCCACTGGACCTGACGTTGAGGATGATGGCCGTCCCCAGCCCGCTGGACCTGTACTCGAGGAAGATGGAGGTCCCCAACCCACTGCACTTGAACTTGAGGAAGATGGAGGTCCCCAACCCACTGCACTTGAACTCGAGGAAGATGGAGGTCCCCAGCCCACTGCACTTGAACTTGAGGACGATGTCCGTCCCCAGCCCGCTGGACCTGAAGTCGAGGACGATGTCCGTCCCCAGCCCACTGGACCTGAAGTCGAGGACGATGTCCGTCCCCAGCCCGCTGGACCTGAACTCGAGGAAGATGGAGGTGTCCAGCCCACTGCACCTGAACAcggaaaggaaaacaaatcagTAGATAATGAAGAGGAGAAGAAAATGGAGCTTACTGGAGGAAATGAGAGAAAAAACGATggtgaggaaaaagaaaatgaaacagaaaaagatattGCAGAAATCTTAGATGTTGGTGTTGAATTTGGAGATAATGTCAATACTGTGGATTTAAGTGAAGAAGGGAAAAGTACTGTCTCAAGCTGCAACCCACTGGTAGGATCCCCAATAACTAAAGGTTTGGAAGAACCAACAGGTGAAAGCACTGTTCTATATCCTGAAAATTGTGAGTTGAAAGATAAATCTGAACTCCAGATGCAAGGTAATTCAGACACAAATGTGCTTGCTGACACTTCAAACCTGACTTCTGAAGAGGTAAGTGATGTCAGTGAAACCCCAGAAAAGGTGGACATCGACACCGTTGTTACAGACAATAGCTTTGATGCAAAGATGGATGCAGCTAAGGAAGAAAGCCAGGAGTGTTTGACTGCTCAGGGCGTTTCTTCAGTAGGAGCATTAGCAGAATGTGTGGAAAAAGTAATCGCACAAGTTGAAAGAACAGAGGTGGAAGAAGATGAAATTCAGGAAAAGTCACAAGTCAAAGATGATCCAGTAGATTCCTTGAATCTCAAAGGAGAAGGGGAGTCAGCTGAGAGAACAGAAGTACAAGAAACAGACCCTAAGGAAGAAACTAAGACTCAGGTAAAGGAGGAGTCGCCAGTGATGTTAGAAAATGAtctaaaaaaaggcaaagatATGCTTGAAACAAACGAGGCACAGGAAATTGgtaaaagagaaaatattgaGTTGCAGGTTAAACATGATGGTAGTGTTCAggatacagtaaatgctgaCTCAGAAGATGTCTCTTCTGGGAGGACGATGGATTCTTGTGTTTCTATTAGTGAAGCTGGTGCATCGCATCCAGAAGGAAGTAATGGGAACAAAGAACACCAAAAGCAGACAGAGGTCCAGGATAAATGTGCCACAAGTCCAGTGAAGGAAAAGTCTGAAACTAAGAATGCGGGGCAGGCTGAGCTCAGTAAGGTCCTCTGTGTATCTGAAAAAGAGCAAGAACTGACCAGTGagaaagaagaagaggaggaagaggatgaGAAAGGAGATTCGTTTGAGTTTGAAGACTCTGCACTTGCAGAGGAGCAACCTCGGGAAGAAAAAATAGAGGCAGCATCGGGGGCGCTGGAGCCGCGTACCGAGAAGAAAGATGGCAATCAAGATGTGAAGAGTGTCAGCTCGGATAAAGTAGAAGACCTTGAACAGTCCAAGCAATCTGAAGCTGGTGAGACAGAGGCTCCACAGCAGGAATCTGAGTCAAAACCAGGGGCACATGAGGAGAGTTCTGCTGTGAAATCTGCAGACAGGGTGAGAGAATCAGCAGAAGATGAACAGGACCAGAATGGATCACAAGAGGAGGGCAATACGATGGAGGGGGCAGTCAAAGATAAGGGGCAAACAGAAAGTCAGGCTCAAAAGAGTGGGGGTGCAAGAAATCAAGAAGAGACAGAGGGTGACGATCTTGGCAAGGCAGATTCAGCTAAAGGGAGTAAGAAGGGAAAGGGGAAAGGGAGGGATGATTGTAGGATGTCATAA
- the lrrfip1a gene encoding nestin isoform X11, with the protein MGTQGTGRKRIPNRERLTAEDDALNQIAREAEARLAAKRAARAEAREIRMKELERQQKEIYQVQKKYYGLDNKWGDIEQWMEDNERYSRRTRRNTSISDDDERMSVGSRGSLRSDLDSVTADGGAGSRKKSKKKKHSKAINGFDEGYHGSTQSRKSSRSSRHSDESRISKSSRHDLQLGNYCSSDLYSNSSLSSSKLQSTQNGARPSEYSGFLGSNSRASSRASSARASPVSQEDCSSVAGFLRSAASSSSVLRDLDDVTIPDLPDVEERSDRDFLEKGSRTASTLSAATLASLGGSSSRRGSGDTSISADTEASIREIKDIHELKDQVQDVELRYIQGLKEVKDSLAEVEEKYRKAMVSNAQMDNEKSNLMYQVDTLKDSLMELEEQLSETRRAYEEKTKEYERERHAHSVLQFQFNEMKETLRQSEELLTEVRQLRLKQDGYVREVSDLQETLEWKDKKIGALERQKEYSDAIRNERDELRDEVVLLKDVLKRHGIVLGQSAATNGEAGEGGPDRPANVDSSPVSAQDPSQTLHSSGDGLLGKAKEVQMESKDVKDVGNKQILEKDENNSVGQHRQQEGAESQEGLGGEKTQEIQGGSELSSPAPCEDSLNNIEEQRLLASIPSQENPEKAWSDSSMASDSVTQVTDTDKGDTHQDGIQKPIQESKLGGDVVCGSTENTSMVDEGEQKREIVVETEKAGIQVVITGPEEEMVREGDEGPENGGNNSEKPEQTSGGFGVTVDENKYQSSDTGSEAIDSASSGVEIQDTNTIEGRIENKTFVERETELKAASEISVESAEVDLVEKHTESKCMDSKRDNILDSGIEGTTDKDVMDGSGQIEKVISVDECATPESTGAVSEEINWSISKCQEEIQGQEARFLKSEAGNTESARDSTLLSLESEVNSVKGEINEELSESLVARLPEGESCDNTLSDKEHDVAITLSEQLHREQYSEVVLRETESEGEERVVSGDSVTPVLPNTQSDPESKGTREEASLDGPTEPPVLECADDPGRDTTDESAIESEGKENEVAQGAEPEMDSKPDENDLDNRIQEEGAEVVKEHDLKTEDSGLGTEDVREKPETQEIDKKTESQSPTEAQDSGCRDLEENEHPQPTGPEFEEGECPQLTGPELKEDERPQLAEPELKEDERPQLAEPELKEDERPQLAEPELEEDKCPQPAEPEHEEVGGPQPTGPEHEDDGHPQPTEPELEEDECPQVTGPELKEDEHPQSIGPELKEDERLQSTGPELEEDECPQPTGPELEEDGRPQPTGPELQEDGSPQVAGPELKEDECPQPTGPEIKEDGRPQPTGSELEEDGCPQPTGPELKEDRPPHSTGPELKEDRPPHSTGPELEEDRHPQQTGPEIQEDRGAHLPGTELEKDGCPQPTGPEVEDDGHPQPTGPDVEDDGRPQPTGPDVEDDGRPQPAGPVLEEDGGPQPTALELEEDGGPQPTALELEEDGGPQPTALELEDDVRPQPAGPEVEDDVRPQPTGPEVEDDVRPQPAGPELEEDGGVQPTAPEHGKENKSVDNEEEKKMELTGGNERKNDGEEKENETEKDIAEILDVGVEFGDNVNTVDLSEEGKSTVSSCNPLVGSPITKGLEEPTGESTVLYPENCELKDKSELQMQGNSDTNVLADTSNLTSEEVSDVSETPEKVDIDTVVTDNSFDAKMDAAKEESQECLTAQGVSSVGALAECVEKVIAQVERTEVEEDEIQEKSQVKDDPVDSLNLKGEGESAERTEVQETDPKEETKTQVKEESPVMLENDLKKGKDMLETNEAQEIGKRENIELQVKHDGSVQDTVNADSEDVSSGRTMDSCVSISEAGASHPEGSNGNKEHQKQTEVQDKCATSPVKEKSETKNAGQAELSKVLCVSEKEQELTSEKEEEEEEDEKGDSFEFEDSALAEEQPREEKIEAASGALEPRTEKKDGNQDVKSVSSDKVEDLEQSKQSEAGETEAPQQESESKPGAHEESSAVKSADRVRESAEDEQDQNGSQEEGNTMEGAVKDKGQTESQAQKSGGARNQEETEGDDLGKADSAKGSKKGKGKGRDDCRMS; encoded by the exons CCATCGGAGTACAGTGGCTTTCTGGGGTCCAACTCGCGTGCTTCTTCCAGGGCCAGTTCTGCTCGCGCCAGCCCTGTG TCTCAGGAGGACTGCAGCTCGGTGGCAGGGTTCCTGCGCAGTGCAGCTAGCAGCAGCAGTGTCCTGAGAGACCTGGATGATGTCACTATCCCTGATCTGCCCGAC GTGGAAGAGAGGTCGGACAGGGATTTCCTGGAAAAG GGATCTCGGACAGCTTCCACGTTGTCAGCTGCTACCCTTGCCTCCCTGGGAGGGTCATCTTCTCGTAGAGGGAGTGGGGATACCTCCATCTCTGCTGACACAGAAGCCTCTATTCGAGAGATTAAG GATATTCATGAGCTGAAGGATCAGGTTCAGGATGTGGAACTCAGATATATACAGGGGCTCAAAGAAGTCAAG gactctctggctgaagtggagGAGAAGTATAGGAAAGCCATGGTATCCAATGCCCAGATGGACAATGAGAAGTCTAATCTGATGTACCAGGTGGACACGCTGAAGGACTCCCTGATGGAGCTGGAGGAGCAGCTCTCAGAGACCAGGAGAGCATATGAAGAAAAAACTAAA GAATATGAAAGAGAGAGGCATGCCCACAGCGTGTTACAGTTCCAGTTTAACGAGATGAAAGAGACTCTCCGACAAAGTGAAGAATTATTAACT GAGGTCCGCCAGCTGCGACTGAAGCAGGATGGCTATGTTAGGGAGGTTTCTGACCTGCAGGAAACCCTGGAGTGGAAGGATAAAAAGATTGGG GCCTTAGAGAGGCAGAAGGAATATTCTGACGCTATCCGGAATGAGCGGGATGAGCTCAGGGATGAAGTGGTCCTACTGAAGGACGTTCTGAAG AGACACGGGATTGTTCTGGGCCAGAGCGCAGCCACTAATGGGGAGGCCGGCGAGGGTGGTCCTGACAGACCGGCCAATGTGGACTCCTCCCCAGTGTCAGCTCAGGACCCCTCTCAGACTCTGCACTCTAGTGGGGATGGACTGCTAG GCAAAGCCAAGGAGGTGCAGATGGAAAGTAAAGATGTGAAGGATGTTGGGAATAAGCAGATCTTGGAGAAGGATGAGAACAATTCTGTGGGACAGCACAGGCAACAGGAGGGGGCAGAATCACAGGAAGGGCTTGGTGGAGAAAAGACGCAAGAAATCCAGGGTGGAAGTGAACTGTCTTCACCAGCACCCTGTGAGGACTCACTAAATAACATAGAAGAACAGAGGCTTTTGGCCAGCATACCCTCTCAAGAGAACCCAGAAAAGGCATGGTCCGACTCGTCTATGGCCTCTGATAGTGTCACACAGGTCACTGATACAGACAAGGGTGACACACATCAAGATGGCATTCAGAAGCCCATTCAAGAGTCCAAGCTTGGGGGTGATGTAGTCTGTGGCAGTACAGAGAACACAAGTATGGTAGATGAAGGAGAACAAAAGAGAGAAATTGTTGTTGAAACAGAGAAAGCAGGGATACAAGTGGTTATAACAGGTCCTGAAGAAGAAATGGTTAGAGAGGGAGACGAAGGTCCTGAAAATGGTGGGAATAACAGTGAAAAACCTGAGCAAACTTCAGGTGGTTTTGGTGTAACCGTTgatgaaaataaatatcagaGTTCAGACACAGGTAGTGAAGCCATTGATTCAGCATCATCAGGTGTGGAAAttcaagacacaaacacaatcgAAGGAAGgattgaaaacaaaacttttgtaGAAAGGGAAACAGAGCTCAAAGCTGCTAGTGAGATAAGTGTGGAAAGTGCAGAGGTAGATTTGGTAGAAAAGCACACAGAGAGCAAATGCATGGATAGTAAAAGAGATAATATTTTGGATAGTGGAATAGAAGGAACAACAGATAAAGATGTAATGGATGGTTCAGGTCAAATCGAGAAAGTCATCAGTGTGGATGAATGTGCAACCCCAGAAAGTACTGGCGCTGTATCAGAAGAAATAAATTGGAGCATATCAAAGTGCCAAGAAGAAATTCAAGGTCAAGAAGCACGTTTTCTGAAATCAGAAGCTGGAAATACAGAGTCTGCTAGGGACAGTACTTTGCTTTCTTTAGAGAGTGAGGTTAACTCTGTAAAAGGTGAAATTAATGAAGAATTATCTGAAAGTCTGGTAGCTAGGTTACCAGAGGGTGAAAGTTGTGACAACACATTGAGTGACAAAGAACATGATGTAGCTATAACTTTAAGTGAACAGTTACATAGGGAACAATATTCTGAGGTAGTTTTAAGGGAAACGGAGTCAGAGGGAGAAGAGAGGGTTGTTTCAGGAGACAGTGTGACCCCAGTCCTGCCAAACACTCAGTCTGATCCTGAAAGCAAAGGGACAAGAGAAGAAGCTTCATTGGATGGACCTACTGAACCACCGGTATTGGAATGCGCTGATGATCCAGGAAGGGACACCACAGACGAATCGGCCATTGAgagtgaaggaaaagaaaatgaagtagCTCAAGGAGCAGAGCCTGAAATGGATTCAAAACCAGATGAGAATGATTTGGACAATAGAATCCAGGAGGAAGGTGCAGAAGTAGTCAAAGAACATGACTTGAAGACTGAGGATTCTGGATTAGGGACAGAAGATGTAAGAGAAAAGCCGGAAACACAAGAAATTGACAAGAAAACTGAAAGTCAATCTCCAACAGAAGCACAAGATTCAGGGTGCCGAGATCTGGAGGAAAATGAACATCCCCAGCCGACTGGACCTGAATTTGAGGAGGGTGAATGTCCCCAGCTGACTGGACCTGAACTCAAGGAAGATGAACGTCCCCAGCTGGCTGAACCTGAACTCAAGGAAGATGAACGTCCCCAGCTGGCTGAACCTGAACTCAAGGAAGATGAACGTCCCCAGCTGGCTGAACCTGAACTCGAGGAAGATAAATGTCCCCAGCCCGCTGAACCTGAACACGAGGAAGTTGGAGGTCCCCAGCCAACTGGACCTGAACACGAGGACGATGGGCATCCCCAGCCAACTGAACCTGAACTTGAGGAGGATGAATGTCCCCAGGTGACTGGACCTGAACTCAAGGAAGATGAACATCCCCAATCAATTGGACCTGAACTCAAGGAAGATGAACGTCTCCAATCAACTGGACCTGAACTTGAGGAAGACGAATGTCCCCAGCCCACTGGACCTGAACTCGAGGAAGATGGACGTCCCCAGCCCACTGGACCTGAACTTCAGGAGGATGGATCTCCCCAGGTGGCTGGACCTGAACTCAAGGAAGATGAATGTCCTCAACCAACTGGACCTGAAATCAAGGAAGACGGACGTCCCCAGCCGACTGGGTCTGAACTCGAGGAAGATGGATGTCCCCAGCCCACTGGACCTGAACTCAAGGAAGACAGACCTCCCCATTCCACTGGACCTGAACTCAAGGAAGACAGACCTCCCCATTCCACTGGACCTGAACTCGAGGAAGACAGACATCCCCAGCAGACTGGACCTGAAATCCAGGAAGACAGAGGTGCCCATCTCCCTGGTACTGAACTTGAGAAAGATGGCTGTCCCCAGCCCACTGGACCTGAAGTTGAGGATGATGGCCATCCCCAGCCCACTGGACCTGACGTTGAGGATGATGGCCGTCCCCAGCCCACTGGACCTGACGTTGAGGATGATGGCCGTCCCCAGCCCGCTGGACCTGTACTCGAGGAAGATGGAGGTCCCCAACCCACTGCACTTGAACTTGAGGAAGATGGAGGTCCCCAACCCACTGCACTTGAACTCGAGGAAGATGGAGGTCCCCAGCCCACTGCACTTGAACTTGAGGACGATGTCCGTCCCCAGCCCGCTGGACCTGAAGTCGAGGACGATGTCCGTCCCCAGCCCACTGGACCTGAAGTCGAGGACGATGTCCGTCCCCAGCCCGCTGGACCTGAACTCGAGGAAGATGGAGGTGTCCAGCCCACTGCACCTGAACAcggaaaggaaaacaaatcagTAGATAATGAAGAGGAGAAGAAAATGGAGCTTACTGGAGGAAATGAGAGAAAAAACGATggtgaggaaaaagaaaatgaaacagaaaaagatattGCAGAAATCTTAGATGTTGGTGTTGAATTTGGAGATAATGTCAATACTGTGGATTTAAGTGAAGAAGGGAAAAGTACTGTCTCAAGCTGCAACCCACTGGTAGGATCCCCAATAACTAAAGGTTTGGAAGAACCAACAGGTGAAAGCACTGTTCTATATCCTGAAAATTGTGAGTTGAAAGATAAATCTGAACTCCAGATGCAAGGTAATTCAGACACAAATGTGCTTGCTGACACTTCAAACCTGACTTCTGAAGAGGTAAGTGATGTCAGTGAAACCCCAGAAAAGGTGGACATCGACACCGTTGTTACAGACAATAGCTTTGATGCAAAGATGGATGCAGCTAAGGAAGAAAGCCAGGAGTGTTTGACTGCTCAGGGCGTTTCTTCAGTAGGAGCATTAGCAGAATGTGTGGAAAAAGTAATCGCACAAGTTGAAAGAACAGAGGTGGAAGAAGATGAAATTCAGGAAAAGTCACAAGTCAAAGATGATCCAGTAGATTCCTTGAATCTCAAAGGAGAAGGGGAGTCAGCTGAGAGAACAGAAGTACAAGAAACAGACCCTAAGGAAGAAACTAAGACTCAGGTAAAGGAGGAGTCGCCAGTGATGTTAGAAAATGAtctaaaaaaaggcaaagatATGCTTGAAACAAACGAGGCACAGGAAATTGgtaaaagagaaaatattgaGTTGCAGGTTAAACATGATGGTAGTGTTCAggatacagtaaatgctgaCTCAGAAGATGTCTCTTCTGGGAGGACGATGGATTCTTGTGTTTCTATTAGTGAAGCTGGTGCATCGCATCCAGAAGGAAGTAATGGGAACAAAGAACACCAAAAGCAGACAGAGGTCCAGGATAAATGTGCCACAAGTCCAGTGAAGGAAAAGTCTGAAACTAAGAATGCGGGGCAGGCTGAGCTCAGTAAGGTCCTCTGTGTATCTGAAAAAGAGCAAGAACTGACCAGTGagaaagaagaagaggaggaagaggatgaGAAAGGAGATTCGTTTGAGTTTGAAGACTCTGCACTTGCAGAGGAGCAACCTCGGGAAGAAAAAATAGAGGCAGCATCGGGGGCGCTGGAGCCGCGTACCGAGAAGAAAGATGGCAATCAAGATGTGAAGAGTGTCAGCTCGGATAAAGTAGAAGACCTTGAACAGTCCAAGCAATCTGAAGCTGGTGAGACAGAGGCTCCACAGCAGGAATCTGAGTCAAAACCAGGGGCACATGAGGAGAGTTCTGCTGTGAAATCTGCAGACAGGGTGAGAGAATCAGCAGAAGATGAACAGGACCAGAATGGATCACAAGAGGAGGGCAATACGATGGAGGGGGCAGTCAAAGATAAGGGGCAAACAGAAAGTCAGGCTCAAAAGAGTGGGGGTGCAAGAAATCAAGAAGAGACAGAGGGTGACGATCTTGGCAAGGCAGATTCAGCTAAAGGGAGTAAGAAGGGAAAGGGGAAAGGGAGGGATGATTGTAGGATGTCATAA